In a genomic window of Verrucomicrobiota bacterium:
- the pta gene encoding phosphate acetyltransferase, translating to MKQTFFLAPVGRSLGLTTVALGTLQALDRRGVKVGFFKPFNQRATDQEERSVHFIRAITHLRPAEPIPFGQAMRLISEGRLDELLGDVIARFEESTAESELVIVEGLAPTESEGEVSALNQALLTALGARLLIVTSAQGKDPGQIDEAIEYGAKIYGGLDRLAGVVVNRCPSADFAKTYRQASRVVGRRAELLAAIPRNDALLLPRAIDLQRHLQAEVLHGGEMASRRVKSMSLLARTVPNLLHTLTPGSMLVTPADRTDIILAVAMGALNRVPLAGLILTGDTEIDKRIIDFCQPAFDTGLPLLRVTTNSYTTATALYELSPEVPADDLERIRQAMEFVAQFVDVDWFISQSQKPLEIRLSPAAFLHRLTEKARAARKRIVLPEGNEPRTIKAAAICTRRGIARCVLLANPADVQTVAKSQDVTLPPDLEIIEPGKLRANYATPLFEARRNKGLSREMAESQLEDNVVLGTMMLYLGEVDGLVSGAVHSTANTIRPALQVIKTKPGAKTVSSIFFMCLPEQVLVYGDCAVVPDPDVETLADIAIQSADSAAAFGIEPRVAMISYSTGTSGSGVDVEKVRAATELAKKLRPDLLLDGPLQYDAAFIPEVARAKAPDSPVAGRATVFIFPDLNTGNTTYKAVQRSANVVSIGPMLQGLRRPVNDLSRGALVDDIVYTIALTAIQATQD from the coding sequence ATGAAACAGACATTTTTCCTGGCGCCGGTCGGGCGTTCCCTTGGCCTGACCACCGTCGCCTTGGGGACGCTGCAGGCGCTGGATCGCCGCGGTGTGAAGGTTGGTTTTTTCAAACCGTTCAATCAACGTGCGACGGACCAGGAAGAACGGTCGGTCCATTTCATCCGGGCGATCACCCATTTGCGGCCGGCGGAACCGATCCCCTTCGGACAGGCGATGCGGCTGATTTCGGAGGGCCGGCTGGACGAACTGCTCGGGGACGTGATCGCCCGCTTTGAAGAATCTACCGCCGAAAGCGAACTCGTCATCGTCGAAGGGTTGGCGCCGACGGAAAGTGAAGGTGAGGTTTCCGCCCTGAATCAAGCCCTGCTGACCGCGCTCGGCGCCCGGCTCCTGATCGTGACGTCGGCCCAGGGCAAAGACCCTGGACAGATCGACGAAGCCATCGAGTACGGCGCCAAGATCTACGGGGGCCTGGACCGGCTGGCCGGCGTGGTCGTCAACCGCTGTCCCTCAGCGGACTTTGCCAAAACCTACCGTCAGGCCAGCCGTGTGGTCGGTCGCCGGGCCGAATTGCTCGCCGCCATTCCTCGGAACGATGCCTTGCTGCTGCCGCGCGCAATCGACCTCCAGCGCCACCTGCAGGCGGAGGTGCTGCACGGCGGCGAAATGGCGTCCCGCCGGGTTAAGTCGATGTCGCTGCTGGCCCGCACCGTTCCTAACCTCCTGCACACGTTGACGCCCGGTTCCATGCTCGTGACCCCGGCGGACCGCACCGACATCATCCTGGCCGTCGCCATGGGTGCGCTGAACCGGGTGCCCCTGGCAGGCTTGATCCTGACGGGCGACACCGAGATCGATAAACGGATCATCGATTTCTGCCAGCCGGCTTTCGATACCGGGCTGCCGCTGCTGCGGGTCACGACCAACAGCTACACGACCGCTACCGCCCTCTACGAACTCAGCCCCGAGGTACCGGCCGACGACCTCGAACGGATCCGGCAAGCCATGGAGTTCGTGGCGCAATTCGTAGACGTCGATTGGTTTATTTCTCAAAGCCAGAAACCGCTGGAGATCCGGTTGTCGCCGGCGGCGTTTCTCCACCGGCTGACCGAAAAGGCTCGCGCCGCCCGGAAACGAATCGTTCTGCCTGAGGGGAATGAGCCGCGGACGATCAAGGCGGCCGCGATCTGCACCCGGCGCGGGATCGCCCGTTGCGTTCTCCTGGCCAACCCTGCGGACGTTCAGACCGTTGCCAAGAGCCAGGACGTCACGCTGCCGCCTGACCTGGAGATCATCGAACCCGGCAAGCTCCGGGCCAACTACGCGACGCCTTTGTTCGAGGCGCGCCGGAACAAGGGCCTTTCGCGCGAGATGGCTGAAAGCCAGCTGGAAGATAACGTGGTGCTCGGAACGATGATGCTCTACCTAGGAGAAGTCGATGGCCTCGTCTCCGGGGCGGTGCACTCGACGGCCAACACCATCCGGCCGGCTTTGCAGGTCATCAAAACCAAGCCGGGCGCCAAAACGGTGTCGTCGATTTTCTTCATGTGCCTGCCGGAACAGGTGCTCGTCTATGGTGATTGCGCCGTGGTACCCGACCCGGATGTGGAGACGCTGGCCGACATCGCCATCCAGAGCGCCGATTCCGCCGCAGCCTTCGGCATCGAACCGCGCGTGGCCATGATCAGTTATTCGACCGGCACCTCCGGCTCCGGAGTTGACGTCGAAAAGGTGCGCGCGGCAACCGAACTGGCAAAAAAGTTGCGTCCCGATCTTTTGCTCGATGGGCCCCTCCAGTACGATGCGGCGTTTATCCCGGAAGTGGCCCGCGCCAAAGCGCCTGACAGCCCGGTGGCCGGACGCGCCACGGTCTTTATTTTCCCCGACCTGAACACCGGCAACACCACCTACAAGGCCGTCCAGCGCAGCGCCAACGTTGTCAGCATCGGGCCGATGCTGCAGGGGTTGCGCCGGCCGGTAAACGATTTGTCTCGCGGCGCCCTGGTCGACGACATCGTCTACACCATCGCCCTGACCGCCATCCAGGCAACCCAGGACTGA
- a CDS encoding cytochrome c biogenesis protein ResB, whose protein sequence is MIRIKTLFRPLASLKLTIICLACAMVLVFVGTLDQVHIGIYEAQNRYFKSFALFLPIPGTRFAVPWFPGGYVVGGVLLLNLIAAHLARFKFSWKKLGIVVLHAGLILMLVGQLITSIFQVESQMRLDEGERKNFSESPYFDELAITDKSQPDRDRIISIPDSDLRKGRTIQVPGTDFKVVVNDFYPNSALVNPGRLPSPAYPHLKLGPMAVAVQIPKTYKQDERNVATAAVTLLDKDQPAGSWSVSSGFPQPVNFQVGGKPFQIALQPQRYYQPFSLQLLKFRHDRYAGTDIAKNFSSQVRLVDPARKEDRELSIYMNHPLRYAGLTFYQAGYDNNDRTTILQVVQNPGRLVPYISCGLLVAGLLLQFGMHLFRFARKMQGASASAS, encoded by the coding sequence ATGATCAGGATAAAAACGCTTTTCCGTCCCCTTGCGTCGCTGAAGCTCACGATCATCTGCCTCGCGTGCGCGATGGTCCTGGTCTTCGTCGGCACGCTCGACCAGGTGCACATCGGCATCTACGAAGCGCAGAACCGTTACTTCAAAAGTTTTGCCCTGTTTCTGCCGATCCCGGGCACCCGGTTCGCCGTGCCCTGGTTTCCGGGCGGATACGTGGTGGGCGGCGTGCTGCTCCTGAACCTGATCGCCGCGCATCTGGCCCGGTTTAAGTTCAGTTGGAAGAAGCTCGGCATCGTCGTGCTCCACGCCGGTCTCATCCTGATGCTGGTCGGGCAACTCATCACCAGCATCTTCCAGGTCGAAAGCCAGATGCGTTTGGATGAAGGCGAACGCAAAAATTTCTCCGAAAGCCCGTACTTCGACGAACTTGCCATCACCGACAAATCGCAGCCGGACCGTGACCGTATCATTTCCATCCCTGACTCCGACCTCCGCAAAGGCCGGACCATTCAGGTGCCCGGCACGGATTTCAAAGTGGTGGTGAACGATTTCTACCCCAATTCGGCTCTGGTTAACCCCGGCCGGTTGCCGTCACCGGCTTACCCGCACCTGAAGCTGGGCCCGATGGCTGTCGCCGTGCAAATCCCCAAAACCTATAAGCAGGACGAACGAAACGTCGCCACCGCGGCCGTGACGCTTCTCGACAAGGATCAGCCGGCCGGCTCCTGGAGCGTTTCCAGCGGGTTCCCGCAACCGGTCAACTTCCAGGTTGGAGGCAAGCCGTTCCAAATCGCTCTGCAGCCGCAACGTTATTACCAGCCGTTTTCGCTGCAGCTGCTCAAGTTCCGTCACGACCGCTATGCCGGGACCGATATCGCGAAAAATTTTTCCAGCCAGGTCCGGCTGGTTGACCCGGCCCGTAAGGAAGACCGCGAATTATCGATCTACATGAATCATCCGTTGCGTTACGCCGGACTGACCTTTTACCAGGCGGGTTACGATAACAACGACCGCACCACCATCCTGCAGGTGGTGCAGAACCCGGGCCGGCTGGTGCCCTACATTTCCTGCGGTCTCCTGGTCGCCGGCCTGCTGCTGCAGTTCGGTATGCACCTGTTCCGGTTTGCACGTAAAATGCAGGGAGCATCAGCATCCGCGTCATGA
- the ccsA gene encoding cytochrome c biogenesis protein CcsA, translated as MIKKAAPWIFVLLVAGWLASKMMPEKPAPQGFNFVEFGKLPVLVGGRVMPMDSVARISLSLMNHHGAYEPVPHKPVPPVAWLVNVMMRPEEADQARVFEIVNPELLDLLGGSDRQDKLFAFNLFSFNEFKPFLSEIEKQAQAAEQTDAQTRNAFQREIIKLRNALLLYLRLKNSLQPEGSPDFKEEIDAFAQAVPTGMQAIQDRDAGKPFDQAAFERILQFTQRYQNLAQARYVYAFPDPAAPDATGRWQHVGEALLGTIRTRRVEPAVGFYATLISAYRQGDAAGFNAAVSNYQNYLRRTVPGELNRPDLEAWFNHAAPFLQAMVLYVLVFICAVLSWLFWPRTLARVAGWLLLLAFVLHTGGLITRMYLQGRPPVTNLYSSAIFVGWGAVLLCLFLERIYRNGIGNVCAATAGFVTLLIAYNLQLDGDTLEMLRAVLDTNVWLATHVVVVALGYSSTFLAGLLGVIYVIRRLFVRSFTPELSRSLGRMIYGIVCFATLFSLVGTILGGIWADQSWGRFWGWDPKENGALLIVLWNAIILHARWGGYVKERGIALMAVFGNIITSLSWFGTNMLGVGLHSYGFMDQAFNVLIGFIAGQLVLIGIGLLPVASRGPKRPVAPLEQAGQLTK; from the coding sequence ATGATCAAAAAGGCTGCACCCTGGATCTTCGTGCTGCTCGTCGCGGGCTGGCTTGCAAGTAAGATGATGCCCGAAAAGCCGGCTCCGCAGGGTTTCAATTTTGTCGAGTTCGGCAAACTCCCGGTGCTGGTCGGCGGCCGGGTGATGCCGATGGACAGCGTGGCGCGCATCTCATTGTCGCTGATGAATCATCACGGCGCTTACGAACCGGTTCCGCACAAACCCGTGCCGCCGGTGGCGTGGCTGGTAAACGTGATGATGCGCCCGGAAGAAGCTGATCAGGCCAGGGTATTCGAGATTGTGAATCCCGAGTTGCTCGACCTGCTCGGCGGCAGCGACCGGCAGGACAAACTGTTTGCCTTCAACCTTTTTTCCTTTAACGAGTTCAAGCCGTTCCTGAGCGAGATTGAAAAGCAGGCCCAAGCGGCCGAACAAACCGACGCGCAGACGCGCAACGCTTTTCAGCGCGAGATCATCAAGCTGCGTAACGCGCTGCTGCTTTACCTCCGGCTCAAGAACAGCCTTCAGCCGGAAGGATCACCCGATTTCAAGGAAGAGATCGATGCGTTCGCGCAGGCCGTTCCCACCGGCATGCAAGCCATCCAGGATCGCGACGCGGGCAAGCCGTTTGACCAGGCTGCTTTCGAACGGATTCTGCAGTTTACGCAGCGGTACCAAAACCTGGCGCAGGCGAGGTACGTCTACGCATTTCCTGATCCCGCCGCGCCGGATGCGACCGGCCGCTGGCAACACGTTGGTGAAGCGTTGCTGGGCACGATCCGTACTCGCCGCGTCGAGCCTGCGGTTGGGTTTTACGCAACGTTAATCTCCGCTTACCGGCAAGGCGATGCCGCGGGTTTTAACGCCGCGGTGAGCAACTATCAGAACTACCTGCGCCGCACCGTTCCCGGAGAGTTGAACCGTCCTGACCTGGAAGCCTGGTTCAATCACGCCGCTCCCTTCCTGCAGGCGATGGTTTTATACGTGCTCGTGTTCATCTGCGCGGTGCTTTCGTGGCTGTTCTGGCCGCGAACGCTGGCGCGGGTGGCCGGGTGGTTGCTCCTGCTGGCGTTTGTGCTGCACACGGGCGGGCTGATCACCCGCATGTACCTTCAGGGCCGCCCGCCGGTGACGAACCTTTACAGTTCGGCGATTTTCGTGGGGTGGGGAGCGGTGTTGCTCTGCCTGTTTCTCGAACGTATTTACCGTAACGGCATCGGCAACGTGTGCGCCGCCACTGCCGGTTTCGTGACGCTCCTGATCGCTTACAACCTGCAGTTGGACGGCGACACCCTCGAAATGCTCCGGGCCGTTCTCGATACCAACGTCTGGCTCGCCACGCACGTCGTGGTCGTGGCGCTCGGCTATTCGTCCACCTTCCTGGCCGGTCTGCTCGGGGTGATTTACGTCATCCGGCGGCTGTTCGTGAGGTCTTTTACCCCGGAATTGAGCCGGTCACTGGGCCGGATGATCTACGGGATCGTCTGCTTTGCCACCTTGTTCAGCCTCGTCGGCACGATCCTCGGCGGGATCTGGGCGGACCAATCCTGGGGACGTTTCTGGGGCTGGGACCCCAAGGAGAACGGGGCCCTGCTCATCGTCCTCTGGAACGCGATCATCCTCCATGCCCGCTGGGGCGGTTACGTCAAGGAACGCGGGATTGCGTTGATGGCCGTGTTCGGCAACATCATCACGAGCCTCTCGTGGTTCGGCACGAATATGCTCGGCGTCGGACTGCATTCGTACGGGTTCATGGACCAGGCGTTCAACGTCCTGATCGGCTTCATCGCCGGCCAGCTCGTCCTGATCGGGATCGGCCTGCTTCCCGTGGCTTCGCGGGGCCCGAAACGGCCCGTTGCGCCGCTCGAGCAGGCCGGGCAGCTGACGAAGTAG
- a CDS encoding ribokinase, producing MPSRILVIGSSNTDLVVYCDRLPGPGETVLGGEFQTFGGGKGANQAVAAARAGGNVTFVAARGADDFGKAARDRLAAEGIDLDHFQVAPGVPSGVALILVDGKTRDNLIAVAKSANDALDSTMVSAARPAFERADVVISQLEIRDEAIGAVARLCDELGKRWILNPAPSRPLPQPVLAAVHTIVVNEHEAKDYSGVSDLDQAVSWFLNQGCRQVVITLGSEGVIYADAEGKGRLPAPKVRPVDTTGAGDCFVGWLGVGIADGLSLPEAAGQATRAASLKVTRAGAQAGMPYRAEVAGNG from the coding sequence ATGCCCTCCCGGATTCTCGTCATCGGAAGTTCAAACACCGATCTGGTCGTTTACTGCGACCGGCTGCCCGGTCCCGGAGAAACGGTGCTGGGCGGCGAATTTCAAACGTTCGGAGGCGGCAAAGGCGCCAACCAGGCGGTGGCGGCCGCGCGCGCCGGGGGTAATGTCACCTTTGTCGCGGCCCGGGGCGCCGATGATTTCGGCAAGGCTGCCCGGGACCGGCTCGCCGCCGAGGGGATCGATCTCGACCATTTCCAGGTCGCTCCCGGCGTACCCAGCGGAGTCGCCCTTATCCTTGTGGACGGCAAAACCCGGGACAACCTGATCGCCGTCGCGAAATCGGCCAATGATGCGCTTGATTCCACGATGGTGTCGGCGGCACGGCCGGCTTTCGAGCGCGCGGACGTGGTCATTTCCCAACTCGAGATCCGGGATGAGGCCATTGGGGCGGTAGCCCGGCTCTGCGACGAACTGGGTAAACGCTGGATCTTGAATCCGGCGCCGTCACGGCCCTTGCCGCAGCCGGTCCTTGCCGCGGTCCACACGATCGTCGTCAACGAGCACGAAGCGAAGGATTACAGCGGCGTTTCGGATTTGGATCAAGCCGTGAGCTGGTTTCTGAATCAGGGCTGCAGGCAGGTGGTGATCACGCTCGGTTCTGAAGGCGTGATCTATGCCGATGCCGAAGGCAAAGGGCGGCTTCCGGCCCCAAAAGTTCGACCTGTCGATACCACGGGGGCAGGGGATTGCTTCGTCGGCTGGCTCGGAGTCGGAATTGCCGACGGCCTCAGTTTACCGGAGGCGGCCGGGCAGGCTACCCGGGCTGCGTCCCTCAAGGTCACCCGGGCCGGTGCGCAGGCCGGCATGCCGTACCGCGCGGAGGTCGCGGGTAACGGGTAA
- a CDS encoding low specificity L-threonine aldolase, giving the protein MAPSRRQFASDNNAGVFPEVIEAMALYGSGHASGYGGDEVTARARDAVAGVFGCECAVHFAANGTAANCLGLAAAVQPYEAVLVHEFSHLETDECNALGHFVPGARLLPVPGEQARIRPEAIGRVLQGLRPIHASRARAVSITNATELGTVYSPAETAELAATAHEAGLVVHLDGARIANAVACHGCSPADLTWKAGVDLLSFGGTKAGLAYGEAIVFFRRELARDFEYRLKQSGHLFSKMRFISAQWLAFLEKDRWLERSAHANTMALRLRQGLERLPEVKLLFPTQANAVFTKLPARVVEGLYQRGWRFYTDVGPGGGARLMCAWDTTPEDVDAFLQDAAGLAAPQKRDLSTDYTD; this is encoded by the coding sequence ATGGCGCCTTCCCGCCGGCAGTTTGCGAGCGACAATAACGCGGGGGTGTTTCCCGAGGTTATCGAGGCCATGGCCCTTTATGGTTCCGGCCACGCCAGCGGCTACGGAGGTGATGAGGTCACCGCGCGGGCGCGGGACGCGGTTGCCGGGGTTTTCGGCTGCGAGTGCGCGGTTCACTTCGCGGCAAACGGGACGGCGGCGAATTGCCTCGGGCTGGCTGCGGCGGTGCAACCCTATGAAGCGGTGCTCGTGCACGAGTTTTCACACCTTGAAACCGACGAATGTAATGCCCTGGGACACTTTGTTCCGGGTGCCAGGCTCTTGCCCGTGCCGGGTGAACAGGCCAGAATCCGGCCGGAGGCGATCGGCCGCGTTCTGCAGGGACTGCGTCCGATTCATGCATCGCGGGCACGAGCGGTTTCGATCACTAACGCAACGGAACTGGGCACCGTCTATTCACCGGCTGAAACCGCCGAACTGGCCGCGACTGCTCACGAAGCCGGTTTAGTCGTGCATTTGGATGGTGCCCGTATCGCCAACGCGGTCGCCTGTCACGGTTGTTCACCGGCTGACCTGACGTGGAAGGCCGGCGTGGATCTCCTCAGCTTCGGAGGCACCAAGGCCGGCCTTGCCTATGGTGAGGCGATCGTATTTTTCCGGCGCGAACTGGCTCGAGATTTTGAGTACCGGCTTAAACAGAGCGGCCATCTCTTTTCCAAGATGCGTTTCATCTCCGCCCAATGGCTGGCATTTTTGGAGAAAGACCGGTGGCTGGAACGCTCGGCTCACGCCAACACGATGGCCCTGCGGCTACGGCAAGGGTTGGAGCGGCTGCCGGAGGTCAAACTCTTGTTTCCGACCCAGGCTAACGCGGTCTTTACGAAGTTGCCGGCGCGGGTGGTCGAAGGGCTTTACCAACGCGGGTGGCGCTTTTACACCGATGTGGGGCCCGGGGGCGGCGCACGGTTGATGTGCGCGTGGGATACGACTCCGGAGGACGTCGATGCCTTCCTCCAGGACGCGGCCGGACTGGCGGCTCCGCAGAAAAGAGATCTATCCACAGATTACACAGATTGA
- a CDS encoding DUF1697 domain-containing protein has protein sequence MPVFIALLRAVNVGGTGKLPMRQLKAVCEAAGFEAVRTYIASGNVVFRSAKSEPQVKAALEMGLEACIGKRVGVLVRTAAEIAAVLNENPFPHAVPGRTVAIFLDGPPPADALKGVTGRKDEEIRLGRREIYVHYGGGMAGSRLKIPAAQAGTARNLNTVAKLAEISAGLPYG, from the coding sequence ATGCCGGTCTTCATAGCCCTTTTGCGGGCGGTAAACGTCGGCGGCACCGGCAAGTTGCCGATGCGGCAGCTTAAAGCCGTGTGCGAAGCCGCAGGCTTCGAAGCGGTTCGAACCTACATCGCCAGCGGCAACGTCGTCTTCCGGAGCGCAAAATCGGAGCCGCAGGTCAAGGCGGCGCTCGAGATGGGGTTGGAAGCCTGTATCGGGAAACGGGTCGGGGTGCTCGTGCGCACCGCAGCGGAGATTGCTGCCGTTCTAAATGAAAACCCGTTTCCGCACGCGGTGCCCGGTCGAACGGTGGCCATTTTTCTGGACGGACCGCCGCCTGCCGACGCCCTGAAAGGCGTGACCGGGCGGAAGGATGAAGAGATCCGGCTCGGGCGGCGAGAAATCTACGTCCATTATGGTGGGGGCATGGCCGGTTCCAGACTGAAGATCCCGGCCGCCCAGGCCGGAACTGCACGCAATCTGAACACGGTGGCGAAGCTCGCCGAAATATCTGCGGGCCTTCCTTATGGGTAA
- a CDS encoding DUF420 domain-containing protein, which produces MNIFDLPPLNATLNALSTGFIALGWWAILRDRKRLHITSMVTALVCSTAFLTCYLCYHFGMMAAVGEGSVRFTYPGWIRLFYYLLLATHLLLAFTIPPLVILTVVPALRARFDRHRRMGKFTLPIWLYVSITGVLVYFMLYQWFPSTHFEELKRRFELRSRAGQSAA; this is translated from the coding sequence ATGAACATTTTTGATTTGCCGCCGCTGAACGCCACCCTTAACGCCCTGAGCACCGGCTTTATCGCGCTCGGCTGGTGGGCAATCCTCCGGGACCGCAAGCGGCTCCACATCACCAGCATGGTCACCGCCCTGGTTTGTTCGACGGCGTTTCTGACGTGCTACCTCTGTTACCATTTCGGGATGATGGCGGCGGTGGGCGAAGGCTCGGTCCGATTTACCTATCCCGGGTGGATCCGGCTATTTTATTACCTGTTGCTGGCGACGCACCTGTTGCTGGCATTCACGATCCCTCCGCTGGTCATCCTGACCGTGGTTCCCGCCTTGCGGGCCCGTTTCGACCGGCACCGCAGGATGGGCAAGTTCACCCTGCCGATCTGGCTTTACGTTTCAATCACGGGCGTGCTCGTGTATTTTATGCTATACCAGTGGTTCCCTTCGACCCATTTTGAGGAGTTAAAAAGACGTTTTGAGCTGAGGTCACGGGCAGGCCAGAGCGCCGCCTGA
- a CDS encoding LacI family DNA-binding transcriptional regulator — protein MPTIKDIARAAGVSYTTVSHVLNDSRPVSPKIKQSVQDAAKALNYVPSGVARALRRRTTGTIGMLLANTADPFFAQLVSEIEEVCFQNQVSLLLCNSYEDSVRQEAHIRSLLQKRVDGLLISAVGDFTALVELLRKVLVPVVFVDRIPPGFDADAVTVDQERAGYEATRHLLELGHRRIGCITGRSNISVLPPRVGGYRRALQEAGIKPHAHWIAEAVDLTLESGYAATEYLFNRSPGLTALFAVTDVLAIGTMRYAYQRNLSVPGALSIIGFDGVELGRYVLPALTSIAQPIRELGASAATYLLERIRGSRVGPGCRIVLPAKLIVRDSTGPAPL, from the coding sequence ATGCCTACCATTAAAGACATCGCCAGGGCGGCCGGGGTTTCCTACACCACGGTGTCCCATGTATTAAACGACAGCCGGCCCGTCAGTCCCAAGATCAAACAGTCTGTCCAGGACGCTGCCAAGGCGCTCAATTACGTCCCCAGCGGCGTGGCCCGGGCGCTCCGGCGCCGGACGACGGGGACCATCGGCATGCTTCTGGCCAATACTGCTGACCCGTTCTTCGCTCAGTTGGTTTCGGAGATCGAGGAGGTCTGTTTCCAAAATCAGGTCTCGCTTCTCTTATGCAATTCCTACGAGGATTCGGTACGGCAGGAAGCCCACATCCGCAGCCTGTTACAAAAGCGCGTTGACGGGCTCCTGATCTCCGCCGTGGGCGACTTCACGGCGCTCGTGGAGCTACTGCGAAAGGTTTTGGTGCCGGTGGTGTTCGTCGATCGAATTCCCCCTGGCTTCGATGCTGACGCGGTTACGGTTGATCAGGAGCGCGCCGGTTACGAAGCTACCCGGCACCTCCTCGAGCTTGGCCACCGCCGGATCGGCTGCATCACCGGACGATCCAACATCAGCGTCTTGCCTCCGCGTGTGGGCGGCTACCGTCGAGCATTGCAGGAGGCGGGGATCAAGCCGCACGCGCACTGGATCGCTGAGGCCGTGGATCTGACTTTGGAGAGCGGGTATGCCGCAACTGAGTACCTGTTCAATCGAAGCCCCGGGTTAACCGCGCTTTTTGCCGTGACCGATGTCCTGGCGATCGGGACGATGCGCTACGCGTATCAACGCAATCTTTCGGTTCCGGGCGCCTTATCGATTATCGGCTTCGACGGGGTGGAGCTGGGGCGCTACGTTCTACCGGCATTGACCTCGATCGCCCAACCGATTCGAGAGCTCGGCGCATCGGCCGCCACCTACCTTTTGGAGCGCATCCGCGGCAGCCGGGTTGGACCGGGCTGCCGCATCGTGCTGCCGGCAAAGCTGATCGTGCGCGATTCTACCGGGCCGGCGCCCTTGTAA
- a CDS encoding acetate kinase, which produces MKVLIINSGSSSLKFSFLEAGAGTLLAAGIAERLNTDEASFKVTAPEANRQEERIPRGDHRRAVQMAVGILTREIKLEVDAIGHRVVHGGEWFRSAVRIDQDVLDKIEALASLAPLHNPHSAEGIRLTLEFYPGRPQVAVFDTAFHHTLPPEMFFYAVPYEFYEKYRIRRYGFHGTSYQFITEELARRLNRPAKALQFIAAHLGNGCSATAIRNGESVDTTMGLTPLEGLVMGTRSGDVDPTLHQTLQRLTGARLAEITDWLTKKSGLLGLSGVTHDMRGILEAIGRNNLQAKLAFDVFCFRLARALLALTASLDRVDALVFMGGIGENSVPVRADVLGRLKVLGCEVDPALNAEHGKSSGGRITRAGVPAYVVPTNEELMITREVARVLGRNQEAVA; this is translated from the coding sequence CTGAAAGTTCTGATCATCAACAGCGGCAGTTCATCGCTGAAATTCTCGTTTCTGGAAGCCGGCGCGGGCACTTTGCTGGCGGCCGGGATTGCCGAACGCCTCAACACGGACGAGGCCTCGTTTAAGGTGACGGCGCCGGAGGCCAACCGGCAGGAAGAGCGCATACCCCGCGGAGATCACCGCAGGGCGGTTCAGATGGCCGTCGGGATTCTGACCCGGGAAATCAAGCTCGAGGTGGATGCCATCGGCCATCGCGTCGTGCATGGCGGCGAATGGTTCCGCTCCGCGGTCCGGATTGATCAGGATGTCCTCGACAAGATCGAAGCCCTCGCTTCTCTGGCGCCGCTGCACAATCCCCACAGCGCCGAAGGCATCAGATTGACGCTGGAGTTCTACCCCGGGCGCCCGCAGGTGGCCGTGTTCGACACCGCTTTTCATCACACGCTCCCGCCCGAAATGTTTTTTTACGCGGTCCCATACGAGTTCTACGAAAAGTACCGGATCCGGCGGTACGGTTTTCACGGCACCAGCTACCAGTTCATTACCGAGGAACTTGCGCGGCGCTTGAACCGGCCGGCAAAGGCACTGCAGTTTATCGCCGCGCACCTCGGCAACGGTTGCAGCGCGACGGCAATCCGGAACGGTGAAAGCGTGGATACCACGATGGGGCTCACACCCCTGGAAGGCCTGGTCATGGGAACGCGCAGCGGTGACGTCGACCCTACCCTGCATCAGACCCTGCAGCGGCTGACCGGTGCGCGCCTCGCGGAAATCACGGATTGGTTGACCAAAAAGAGCGGCCTGCTCGGACTCTCCGGCGTGACCCACGACATGCGGGGCATCCTTGAAGCGATCGGACGGAATAACCTGCAGGCCAAACTGGCGTTTGACGTGTTCTGCTTTCGCCTGGCCCGGGCGCTCCTCGCGCTCACGGCGTCACTCGACCGGGTCGACGCCCTCGTCTTTATGGGCGGCATTGGTGAAAACAGCGTCCCGGTACGTGCCGACGTGCTCGGCCGCCTCAAGGTTCTCGGTTGCGAAGTGGACCCGGCGCTCAACGCCGAACACGGCAAATCGTCCGGCGGCCGGATTACCCGGGCGGGCGTACCGGCCTATGTGGTCCCGACCAACGAAGAACTGATGATCACCCGCGAGGTCGCCAGGGTGCTCGGACGGAATCAGGAGGCCGTTGCCTGA